A single Ziziphus jujuba cultivar Dongzao chromosome 11, ASM3175591v1 DNA region contains:
- the LOC132799973 gene encoding uncharacterized protein LOC132799973 codes for MEMLFWNKLSIEDHQRTVLLKGVLDEGLYRLILPKKDHHTSISSSTFLSSHGPSNIFNSSSDSSFQTTTTSFVFPTHDTKMLSDLAANCNTESSLILSSNKDLSCNVRVSKSIVSSTFPCNLISDFNCNSSSSQFVVSDMFSEQCDSTIINKNNFISVLPSSFSSTNSTSLASFSGTNMNADVNILHQRFGHPSSHVLSQILPFCTHSSTPTISNLSFCYAC; via the exons ATGGAAATGCTCTTTTGGAACAAATTGAGTATCGAG GATCATCAAAGGACTGTACTACTCAAAGGTGTGCTTGATGAGGGCTTATATAGATTGATACTTCCAAAAAAGGATCATCATACCAGCATCTCTTCCTCAACTTTTCTGTCTTCTCATGGTCCAAGCAATATTTTCAATTCCTCATCAGACTCTTCTTTTCAAACTACAACAACTAGTTTCGTCTTTCCTACACATGATACTAAGATGCTTTCTGATCTTGCTGCAAATTGTAATACTGAATCTTCTCTTATTTTGTCTTCAAATAAAGATTTGTCCTGTAATGTTCGTGTTTCAAAGTCAATTGTTAGTTCAACTTTTCCTTGTAATCTAATATCagattttaattgtaattcatCTTCATCACAGTTTGTTGTTAGTGATATGTTCTCTGAACAATGTGATTCtactatcatcaataaaaacaattttatttcagttttaccttcttctttttcttctactaATTCAACATCTTTGGCTTCTTTTTCAGGAACAAACATGAATGCTGATGTAAATATTTTACATCAACGATTTGGTCATCCATCTTCACATGTTCTTTCTCAAATTTTACCTTTTTGCACACATTCTTCTACTCCAACCATTTCAAATTTGTCTTTCTGTTATGCTTGTTAG